The proteins below are encoded in one region of Xenopus laevis strain J_2021 chromosome 8L, Xenopus_laevis_v10.1, whole genome shotgun sequence:
- the plp2.L gene encoding proteolipid protein 2 — MSDSGAQGGESCMSLFNNYLRTRKGIILAAETVLCFVIVVCYGASNVRGYLAVAVIELVFCIVYFVVFAGKYDKQLTFLHWGWSDFLRCAVACLLFLITSLITLISRSDGAGIAGAVFGLLAGILFGYDGYITLPLLRKPHAAVPTENQEGV, encoded by the exons ATGTCCGACTCAGGAGCCCAGGGCGGCGAGAGCTGCATGAGTCTGTTCAACAATTATCTGCGCACCAGGAAAGGGATCATCCTCGCTGCAGAGACG GTGCTGTGCTTTGTTATCGTGGTGTGTTACGGAGCCTCCAATGTTAGAGGGTACCTCGCTGTTGCTGTCATAGAACTTGTATTCTGCATCGTATATTTCGTTGTCTTCGCAGGGAAATATGATAAACAGCTGACCTTCCTTCACTGGGGATGGAGT GATTTCCTGCGTTGTGCTGTCGCATGTCTTCTCTTCCTCATCACGTCGCTTATCACGTTGATCAGTCGTAGCGATGGGGCTGGCATAGCAGGAGCG GTTTTCGGTCTTTTAGCTGGAATCCTATTTGGTTATGACGGGTACATCACTTTACCGCTACTGAGAAAACCCCACGCTGCAGTTCCAACAG